CCTTTTATGACAAGGCGCTGGAGGGCTTCACGCTCTACGCCTTCAACCAGGGTGAAGTGTGCACTTGCCCGTCCCGCGCAGTGGTGCAGGCAGGTATTTACGAGTCCTTCATGGCCGACGCTATTGCCCGCACCGAAGCGATTATCCAGGGCAACCCGTTGGACACCGACACTCAGATTGGAGCGCAGGCTTCCAACGACCAGATGGAAAAGATCCTGTCCTACATGGACATCGGCAAGCAGGAAGGCGCCAAGCTGCTCACCGGCGGCGAGCGCAACATCCTCCCCGGGGACCTGGCCGGCGGTTACTACGTCAAGCCGACCATTTTTGAGGGCACCAATGACATGCGCATCTTCCAGGAGGAAATCTTTGGCCCCGTGCTCGCGGTGACCAAGTTCGACGACTACGCCGACGCGCTGCACATCGCCAACGACACCCTTTACGGGCTCGGCGCCGGAGTCTGGTCCCGCAACGGCAACGTCGCCTACCGGGCGGGCCGCGAGATCCAGGCCGGGCGCGTATGGGTCAACAACTACCACGCCTACCCCGCTGGCGCAGCGTTTGGTGGCTACAAGTCCTCCGGCATCGGCCGTGAAAACCACTCCATGATGCTCGATCACTACCAGCAGACCAAGAACCTCCTGGTCAGCTACAGCGAGGACAAGCTCGGCTTCTTCTAAAACGCTCGCTCACATACAGGGCGTTTTTCCCTAACACTCGCTCACATACAGGGCGTTTCACGGGAACGCTCGCGCACCATCTCACCTGGCCCACGTTCACGAGGGCCCCACAGCTACCTTGCGAGCTGTGGAAGCGGGTGGGGCACGACGCCGGGTATCCACCCTGGGTGCCCGGCGCACTCCCGTCATCCCTTCGTTCAAAGGAGAACCACATGACCACGATGCATGCAGCAGTTGTTAAAGAATTCGGCGCGCCCCTCAGTGTTGAGGAATACCCGCTTCCCACCCCCGGGCCGGGCCAAGCCCTCATCAAGTTGATTTCAAGCGGGGTCTGCCACACGGATCTTCATGCCGCCGAGGGCGACTGGCCCGTCAAGCCGAGCCCGCCGTTTGTCCCCGGGCACGAAGGCGTGGGCGACGTGGTGGCTCTCGGCGAGGGCGTCACCTCCCTAGCCATTGGCGACCGGGTGGGTAACGCCTGGCTGTGGAGCGCCTGCGGCGACTGTGAGTACTGCCGCACCGGGTGGGAGACTCTGTGTGAATCCCAGCAAAATGGCGGCTACAGCGTGGACGGCTCCTTCGGTGAATACATGCTGGTGAATGCCGAGTTTGCCCCGCGCATTCCTGAGGGCGCTGATCCCGTGGAGATCGCACCAGTACTATGTGCCGGAGTTACGGTCTACAAGGGCTTGAAGATGACCGAGGCCCGTCCCGGCCAGTGGGTTGTCATTTCCGGTATCGGCGGTCTAGGCCACATCGCCGTCCAGTACGCCGTGGCCATGGGTCTGCGCGTCGCCGCTGTGGATATTGCCGAGGACAAGCTGGCCCTGGCCCGTAAGCACGGGGCCGAAATTACTGTCAATGCAATGACCGAGGATCCGGTGAAGGCCATCCAGGCAAAGACCGGTGGTGTCCACGGCGTGCTTGTCACGGCAGTGCACCCGGCAGCGTTTGGCCAGGCGATTGGTATGACCCGGCGCGGCGGCACCATCGTGTTCAACGGGCTTCCCCCGGGCGACTTCCCCGCCCCCATCTTTGATGTGGTGCTCAAGGGCCTGACAATCCGCGGCTCCATTGTGGGCACCCGCCAGGACATGGAGGAAGCCATTGATTTCTATGCTCGCGGCCTGATCCATCCCACGGTTTCCACCCGCAACCTGGGCGAAATCAACGAGGTGTTGGATGAGATGCGTGGCGGCAAGATCGACGGCCGGGTAGTCATCAAGTACTAGCCCCGCCCGGAACCCTCCCTCAGCGATGGGGCGTTTTCGTCGAACCCTCCCGCAGCGATGGGGCGTTTTCGTCGAGCCCTCCCGCACTTTTGCCCAAAGTAATGCGGCGGGAGGTCACCTTCCCCGTGAAAAGTGACCTCCCGCCGTCGTACTTTGGGTACCTGCGTCACCTTATTAAGGAGCACTCCCATGGACGCCACCCCCGAAACCTTGGATGCAGCAATCACTATCCCGGGGGAAACACAGTCCCGCGTGGCCCTGAGTGCAACGGCTGTGGAATTGCTACAAAAATTGTGGGCCAGCCACGGCCCGTTGATGTTCCATCAGTCCGGGGGCTGCTGCGACGGCTCCTCCCCCATGTGCTATCCAGCGGGCGAATTCATCACGGCCGAGGCTGACATCCTGCTCGGACTCTTTGACCTGCCAGACTGCGGACCCTTGGAATTTTGGATGTCCCGCGAACAGTTCAACTACTGGTCCCACACGCATCTGACAGTGGATGTGGTGGCTGGACGCGGCAGCGGCTTCTCCGTCGAGGCGCCGGAAGGCAAACGCTTCCTGATACGTTCGCGCTTAGTGGACGGCTTCGTGCCGGCTGGGCGTTGAGAGCGAATCCTCCCGCGCCCTGACGTTTAGGCTAGATCCATGACCCAAACACTGATTCTGGCCTCCGCCTCCCCTTCGCGCGCCAAACTCCTCACCGATGCCGGCATTACCCACCGCGTGCTTGTTTCCGATGTTGACGAGGATGCGGCCACCGCAGCCGCCGGTCCGCTCTCCCCCGCCGAAACTGCCTTGCTCCTGGCCCGCACCAAGGCCGAATCCGTGGCCGCCTCTGCCCCCGGCGCCCTTGTCATCGGCTGCGACTCCGTCTTCGAGCTCGACGGCACCCCCTACGGCAAGCCCTGGGAGCGCGAGGTTGCGCGGGAGCGCTGGCAGTTGATGCGCGGGCGAACGGGTGTGCTCCATACTGGCCACTGGCTCATTTCCACGCACGACGCCGGATCCCTCGCTGGGTATGGAGAGGTCACTAGCGCCGCGGTCACCTTTGAGGACATCACGGACGCCGAGATTGACGCCTACGTTGCCACAGGCGAACCCTTGCAGGTTGCTGGCGCGTTCACTATAGACGGATTGGCGGGCGCCTTCATCACCGGCGTCGAAGGCGACCCGCATACAGTGGTTGGGCTGTCGATTTCCACCCTCCGCCGGCTATTGGGCAAGCACGGCGTCGCGATCACAGACTTCTGGGCCTGATTCTTCGCTTATGCGCTGGACCCATTCGGAGTTCGGCGCATAGTGGAACTTCCCTTCCCTTATGCGGTGGACCGGAGACGGGTTCGGCGCAAAAGTGCTCATGCACCACACCCGTCTCCAGTTCGGCGCATAAGATAACGAATTACTAGAAACTACTTGACGCAATGGAAAGTAGTTTCATATAGTTGAGCCATTAGCAAGCAATGCTCAACCGAAAGGCCCGACATGAGCCAGAACAGCCCCACACCCTCCGCAGAGGAAGCCCGCGAGATGCTCGCTCGGGCAGAAGGCATCGGCACCTCGGCCACCAGCGCAGCCAGTTGGCCCGCGGCCATGGTCTTCAATTCCTTGGCAATCCTTGGCTCCATGCTCATGATTGGCTTTCACATCGTCGCTCACACCGGGTACGGAGCCGCGCTACTTGCCGTCACAGTCGGTATCTGGGCCGCCATCAATGCCACCATCTGGCCACTGATGCAGCGCACCACCAAAACTGGCTTCACCAAACGATTCCTCACATCACTTTTTGCCTACATGGGCCTCTACGCCGTTGCCTTGCTTGTTGGCGCCTTCGCATTCCCCAACGGCAGCCTTGCCTACTACATAACGGCAGCTGTAGTTCTGGCCGTAGTCGGTTTGGCTGCAGCATTCAGGGAGTTGCGAGCATGAGCCCCGAAGCAGCACACCAGGATCCACCCGCCAAGCAAAACCAGCAAGAGCAGCAAGAGCAGCAAGACAACCAGGTAGCTGAAGCGCCGCAACACCCCCGGCACGAACTCAGCGAAGTCCTGCACCAGCCTGTCAGGTTCTCCATCGCTGCGGCGCTGTCTAAAACGGAGACCATGGATTTCAAGGACCTACGCAACACCATCCAGGTGAGTGATTCGGTGCTCAGCAAGCAGCTTTCGCACTTGGAGAAGGCCGGCTACGTGACGATTAAGAAGGGCTTCGTGGGCAAGTTCCCCCGCACTTCGGTAAGCCTCAGTGCGGATGGGCAACAGGCCTGGGAACATCACATCGCCACGTTGCGCCTCATCGCAGGGGGCTAACTAACGCCAATTTTGTAGGAACTCCACAAAAGATCGGGATCGTACACGCATAAACGCCATGATGTGTGAGGAAAATCCACATATCCACGCTAGGCTCTCTTGAGAATAGAAGGAGTCCGTCAGTGAGCATTTCACCATCTGTCCCGGCGCACAAGCTGAGCAAAGTACTGATCGCCAACCGCGGCGAAATTGCCGTCCGGATTATCCGGGCAGCCCGCGACGAAGGCATCGCCTCCGTTGCCGTTTACGCCGAGCCAGACCGTGAAGCGCTGCACGTGCGCATGGCTGATGAAGCATTCGCACTGGGTGGCTCAACGGCTGCCGACTCCTACTTGGTCATGGAGAAGATCCTGGACGCCGCCAAGGCTTCGGGTGCCGATTCCATCCACCCCGGCTACGGATTCCTGTCCGAAAACGCTGATTTCGCGCAGAAAGTCATCGACGCCGGTCTGCTCTGGATTGGCCCCTCCCCCGCATCTATTGCGGCTCTGGGCGACAAAGTTCAGGCTCGCCACATCGCTGAAAAGGTGGGCGCACCGCTGGTTCCTGGCACCAAGAACCCGGTGGAGTCCACCCAGGAAGTGCTCGACTTCGCCGATGAATTCGGTCTGCCCCTGGCCATCAAGGCCGCTTACGGTGGTGGCGGCCGTGGAATCAAGGTTGTCCGCACCCGTGAAGAAATCCCTGAACTGTACGAGTCTGCAGTCCGTGAAGCCGTCGCAGCCTTTGGTCGCGGCGAGTGCTTCGTAGAGCGCTTCCTTGACGCGCCACGCCACGTGGAAACCCAGTGTCTGGCCGACGCCGCAGGCAATGTTGTGGTGGTCTCCACCAGGGACTGCTCACTCCAGCGTCGCAACCAGAAGCTGGTTGAAGAGGCTCCAGCCCCGTTCCTGACTGACGCTCAGAACGCCCAGCTGTACGCGGCGTCCAAGGCCATCTTAACCGAAGCCAAGTACCAAGGCGCCGGCACCTGCGAATTCCTCGTCGGCACCGACGGCACCATCTCCTTCCTCGAGGTCAACACCCGTCTGCAGGTTGAGCACCCCGTTTCTGAAGAAGTCACCGGCCTTGACATGGTTCGCGAGCAGTTCCGGATCGCTCGCGGCGAGGATCTCGGGTACAGCGATCCCGAAGTCCGTGGACACTCGCTGGAATTCCGTATCAACGGTGAGGACGCCGGCCGCGGCTTCATGCCCGCCCCCGGCACCGTCTCCACCCTGACCCTACCCACCGGCCCCGGCGTCCGTGTCGATTCCGGGATCACGGCCGGAGAGGTCATCGGCGGCAACTTTGATTCCATGCTGGCCAAGCTCATCGTCACCGGCGCCACTCGCGAGCAGGCCATCCAGCGCGCCAACCGCGCCCTGGCCGAGATGGACATCGGCGGCATGCCCACCGTGCTCCCCTTCCACCGCGCAGTAGTGGCCGATCCCGCCTTCGCACCGACCGACGGCAAGCCGTTCACCATCCACACGCGCTGGATCGAGACGGAGTTCAACAACACCATCCCGGCCTTCGACCTAGCCTCGGCTGCAGGTGTCGCGGACGACGCCGGCACGCGCCAGAGCGTTACCGTCGAGGTGGGCGGCAAACGGCTTGAGGTGACGCTTCCGTCGTCGTTCGCTGTCAGCAACGGTTCCGGCGCGGCGACCAAGAAGGTCAAGAAGGCCGGGCGTAACCGCAACGCAGGTCCGGCAGCCGCCAACGGCAACGCGCTGACCTCTCCCATGCAGGGCACCATTGTGAAGGTTGCCGTCGTCGATGGTGACGTGGTGACTGAGGGTGATCTGATAGTGGTCCTGGAGGCCATGAAGATGGAACAGCCGCTCACCGCGCACCGCTCAGGTACCGTCACCGGCCTGAATGCAGCCGCCGGGGACACTGTTTCTGCCGGTGCCGTACTGGCCACCATCGAGGACTAAGCTTCCAAAAAAGGGCCCACAGCTCCGAGGGATCCGAAGCGGACCTCAGGGGAACCCTCATCAGCGTCACTGATGAGGGTTCCCCCGTCATATTCGTCCCCGTGGAGTCGACGCATCAAATCTGACTTTGTACGTACCTGTTTTCCGCTGTTTACGAGGACGTGCAGAATATAGAATTCGGTGCGGGTCAACTCAAGTTCCGTTCCATCCACTGCCGCGAGTGCGCCACCTTGCCCATTGCGGTGACTGGATTGCGATCGGGTCCAAATTCAAGATCGGCTGCCAGCACCGGGGCTGTTTCTATTGGCGCAAGCAACGGTTCTTCCCTGGGGAACAGTGAGCGGTGCAGCATGGCTGATCTGCTCACCTCCTCCGCCATCACGGTAAAGCGCTCCCCCAGCGATGTGGCCCAGTTACAGGATGGGACAGTCTTGTCTCTGCGACTCCGGCAGCAGCAGCCAATGACGTTGCGGTGAACTATCAGTGCCAGGAACCTCTTGTGGCTATGGTCGACGGCGTTCGGATCAGCCAGGTGCTGGACAATCTGATCTCCAAGGCCATCATTGCTTCTCACGGCGGTGTCCTGTCCGTAAAAAGTAAGCTGGGTGTAGGCACCACCAGGAGCATTGTCATTCCGGCCCGTGTCCTCAACGCTGAACTCCGAGTTTCTGAGGCTACCAAACAGTGAGATCGTAAGGCCCATATTGGACAGTCTTATAAACGGGGTCCCCTGCTTGCGTTCCATTCATCGGCAGGATTCGTAAAGAGTACTTCCCAAAAAAGGCGGCATCTGCAACGTTGGTCCCGGCCTGATTCCACGGCCGCGGAGGGAAGGCCAGTGTAGTCCCCAACGTCGAGGTAGTGAACTCAACTCCGTACTTTGGACCCGCATTAGCAAGCACAATCGTGACCACGTAGCTGGTGGCCGTACCCGGTGTCCAGCTGACCTTCAACAAATTGTCGTTCGGTCGCACAGCCATGGGCTCAGTACTCACCAACAATGCACCCAATGGTGGTTGACCATCTGTGGCCCCATAGTCGCAACCGGAGTTGTCCTTGCCGAAGTGACGCAGTGTTCGATAACTCGGGTCCCCTGCAACCCCAGTACTGGTGTTCAGCGGCTGGATGCGTAAAAGATAATTTCCGTAGGCAGCGCTCTTGTTGTCAAGGGAAAAGCCGACAGTTTTTTGGCTAACGATCTGTGTTTGCTGGAAGAGTGCACTGGAGGTCTGAGACTTAAGCGAGACCACGTAGCTGATACCCGAGGCTTGGCTGCCATTCCATCCAATGGTGAAATTTCCCGAATTTCCACTGCTGCTGCAAGTGATGGTGGCCGGGTCAATTGTTGAAGGTAATGACCTAATGACGGGATTTGCCACAATATTCGCCGTGTCGGCTGAGTTCGCTGTGGGTGTCGGCGTAGGCACCAGAGTTGGACTAGGCGTGGGAGTCGACTCAGGAGTTGGGACCACGGTTGGACTGGGTGTGGGTGCTGCGCCCGCCGTGATCTCAATGGTTGTTGTGGCGCTTTGGTTCCAGTTGGCAATGGCAATACCCCCGGAGCCGAGAAGAACCGTCACGACGAAGGCAACTGCGGCTGTTTTAAAGCCCGGCAGCTTGCGCAAGTCTCGCCGTGGCACCACTGGGCTCGCCTTGTGGTCAGGTTCCCCGGATTCATGGGTGGTCATTGTGTCCTTCGTTGACTTTTTGACGTCTTGGCGAGATCCCCACATACGCGCTGGCGCTGAGGAGTACGATCCACGGCCAAGCACTGCGAGCAGTGGCTACAACGTTACTTTGTGGCATGGCATCTTCTGGTCCACGTAGCCCTGAGTTTAATTGTTCTTCTGGCCACGTGGGACTGCAGTCAAAGAAACTTCTGAGTTCGTTTCGGTAGCCCTGGTGACGGTGCCCCGGCCCATGGATACTCCAGCGGACTGGGCAGTCTTTGCGGGTGCGCAAGGGGAACCAGGTGCACCTCCGCGGCTGACCCACCCGCAGCGAGTCTTCGGCTCAGAACCATCTGCGGCCAATGCTGGTGGGGACAGAATCCAAGCCAGTCTCGCCACGCCGGTTGCTGACGCAGTGCTCAACCACAGCAGACCTTGGGCGGAGGGTGCGAGGAGCTTGCCCGTCAGAGACTGTGCCTGGCGTTGCGCCCAGACCGCTTCTTATCGAGCGCCCCCCTGAGGATACTCACTGCACCAAAGCCGATGAAACCCACTGCAATGACTGGGAGAATAACGTCCCGGTCTTGGCCTACGGCATTGGCGATGACGCCAACATACGGGACTGCGTAGAACAATTTCCCCTTGACTTGCACTTCTTGCACCGGAGTTGAATCCGCGAGGGAATTGTTATCTCCCTTGGTAGTCAGGACGCGTGCACCTGACTGGGCGGCTCCAATGGAGATGATTCGGTGTGAGATAACCCCGGGCTTCCCGGACTCGATCTGGTAGGTGATGATATCTCCGACGCGCAACTCAGCAAACGCGATGGGCTTGACCACCATAAAGGTGCCTGGAGCATATTTCGGCGCCATGGAACTCGTCAGCACTGTGTACGTCTGCGCGCCGGTGACGATGGGAACAACCACCATCACCAAGGCAACAAGAGCCACCAGGAGCAACAACATATAGGTCACAGATCGGCCGATGAAGCGCAGAATCCCGCCTATGTTTTGCGCAACGGCGGCTTCATCGTGGCTCGTCCCAAAAGAGAGAGCTGCTGGGTTGATGACAGACATGGTGTTCCCTCTTAGAGTTGGTTGACGACGATCGGGACAGATATTTTGGCACTCTGCCCGCTGAGGCTGGCCGGCATAGTTGCGGCAAGTGTGAGCTGGAAACAAAACACGCCAGTACCGTTCTTGGCGATGTCTGCCGTTGCAGTTCCGGAGGTTGGCGCGCCAGCATAAGTTACTGATTGGTTGCACTGGGACAGTGAGCTTGCAGCCACCGTCTTGATGGCCATATAAGGGGCCAGAGAAGACCCCGTGTTGTTACCAACAATCGGCGCACCGGTGCTGGCCCTAACAGTGAAGACTCCGCCCGCATCAGTGACGTTGCCGACACGGACCCCGGCGTAGGTACTTTGTCCCGGGATGAGCACGCCTGCGGAGGTGTTACTCAGTGAGAGCGTCGCTGCGGTCCCATTGGCCAGAGTCATATCGGTGACCCGGTTGGTGTCGGTGTCAGTCAAACTAATCCGGAAATCGGCGGCCGTGACGGTTCCGGCGCTGGAACTGACGGCCTTGTTCCAGAGTGCATAGCTTCCTTGGACGGTGAGCATGGCCAGCAGTATCGCAACAAGCACAAGACCAGCTGCTTTCAATGCGTACATGCTCTTCATGGTTGCTTCCGTCAGGAGGGGTAGTGGTGTGCCGTTTGCATCCCGGCACACCACCGGGGTCTACGGACTGGGGTTACTTGTTGTTGGTATCCACAGGGGCTTGCTGTACCAGCGAGTAACCAATGCCACTGAGGTCAACTGACGCTGAAGCAGCATCGCGGCCCGTGGTTGATTTGTTGAACGTAAAGGTGGTGGAGGCCGTCACAACTCCGCTATCTGCTGGATGCAGATCAGCCGTCGCAGCAACAACCTTGCTGTCACTCTTGGTCAGCGTGGTGGCCGATACCGTTGCGTTGGTACCGAAACCGTCTGCAGCGGAGGCTCCCGTTACGGCCAGATGAGCAACCATCAAATCACCAGCAAGAGTGAGGTTCAGCGGCTGCGAATAGCTCAAGGTGTCTCCGGGAACTACCTTGTAATTGGCAACGTTGACCACGGTGCCAGAGGCGTTGGTCCACACCCCTGCGCTGGCAGGAACCAAGTTCAAATCGCCGGCAACAACTTTTCCCATGGAAGCACTCTGTGCCTGATTCCAGGTGGCCAGTGTTCCGCCGCCGCCTACCAGCAGGACGATGCCAACACCGGTTGTGATTACGCCTTTAGCCATCTTGTTCATTGCGAGACCCCTTGTTCAAGTTCTTTTCAGCAAGTGATCCTGCCGATGAGAACAACAATGCCGTCACCCGCTCAAGAAAGGGCCCTAAAAACCGGGAAGATTCCGACAAGAAAAGCTCAAGATTCAAAGGCCAACCCTGACTCTCAAGGAATGCTCAAGATCTGCCATTGAGACATCGTTTTCCTACCCAAACGGCTAGCTCAAATCGTGAAGAGTGTCCGGTAACTTAAGCTTCACTCAAGTCGCTGCTACTGAGGCAAAAACTGGCCATGCCAGACTCTTTGCCGGTTATGGTTAGGACTGACAGCAGGTAACCCGCCGCACGATTGAACGGTCCGGAGGTACAGGGAGCAGATGGTCAATGCCACGGCGCCGCTAGTCTGCATCGAGACTCTCCTGGAATTGGAAGAATCCTTAGGTGGCGAAAGGCATCTAACTCGAAGCTTTGTGAGCCAGTATATAGAAATGTGGCCCCAGCGTTTTGACCGCATTTATACCGCCATTGTTTCCGGCAACAATGCGGACGCACTGGATTCAGCTCTGAGTCTGCGAAGTTCGGCCTTGATGGTGGGCGCAGCCCAGCTCGGCGAACTAACCAATGATCTCATTCAGCTTTTAGACTGCCGTAGCCATCCGGAAGCGACAAGGAAAATGGCCTCGCTGCTGTCGTGCGGAAATCAAACCGTTGGGCACTTGCGAACTTTGTGCCTCTGTTTAGACAAGCCATAAAAAGTACGACGTCGGGAGGTGCCCTTTCACTAAAAGGTCACCTCCCGACGTCGTACTTCAGCGGTTAAAGCTAGAGTTCGTGCGGCATTTCCTCGGGGCCGGGAAGCTCGTCTTCGTCTTCCGGGTGACGCGCGAGGTTCCACATGGACAGGGCCAAACCGCCCCACACAGTCAACATGGCAATGATCATCATGGTGATGGCTACCGGGGTCATGACTTCAACTCCTTGATGTTGTTGTCCACGTCGCCCTCAAGTTCCGCGGCGGCATTGAACGCTTCATATTCGGGATCCTTGAGCTTGGATTTCTCGCTCCAAGGGATCAGCGAGAGCAGCACGGCGCCCACAATCAGCGCACCAGCCATACCCCAGCCGAAGACACCGTTGAACCAGGCTGGGTAGCCTGAGTACTGTTCGGAGCTCTTGGTCTGGATCTCATTGATGAGCATGTAGCCCAGGGCCACCGGCACGATGCCACCGACAACAATGCGCCAGCCAGTACCCATCTTGATGGTGGAGGTCCGGTTCAGGTGCTGCTGGAGTCGCGGGAGGCTGCTGAGCCCGGCAGAGATCACGATGACGGCGACAAGTGCACAGGCCAGAATGCCGAACTGGTTCACGAACGCGTCAGAGGTATCCAGCAAGTGGATACCGGTGGTGGTCGGGAACAGGACCAGTGAGATCACAGCTATCGGGATGGTGACAATCAAGGTGGCACTCTTACGGCTCCACCCAAGTTTGTCTTGGAAGGCCGCAACGATGACTTCGAGAATGGATATCAGCGAGGTCAATCCGGCAAAGACTAGAGATCCAAAGAACATGACGCCCAGCACCGCCCCAAAAGGTGCTTCGGAAACGATAGTTGGGAAGGCCACGAAAGCCAGCCCGATGCCACCGGAGGCCACCTCATCCACGGGTTTTCCGGAGGTCACTGACATGAAGCCCAGAGCTGCGAAAACGCCAATACCGGCGAGGATCTCGAATCCGGAGTTGGCGAACGCTACAACCATGCCCGAACCGGTCAAGTCGGTCTTGCGCTTGAGGTAGGAAGAGTAAGTGACCATGATGCCAAAGGCCACCGAAAGGGAGAAGAAGATGTGGCCAAAGGCAGCTGCCCAGACGCTCGGGTTCTGCAGGGCAGACCATTCCGGGGTGAAGAAGGCGTTCAAGCCCACCATGGCCCCGTCAAGGAACAGTGACTGCACCACAAGGATCACGAACATGATCACCAACAGCGGCAAGAACACGGCGTTGGCGCGTGAGATGCCCTTGTTAACGCCGGCCACCATGATCACAATGGCCACAACCCAGACTGCCAGCATGGGGAAGAAGACATTGGAGACGAATTCAAAGGACAAGCCGGCCTGATCGGCTGACTGCAGGTAGTCTCCGAAGAAGAAGCCTTCGGCGTCGTCGCCCCAGGCTTTCGTGACCGAGAACCACGTATACATGGCCGCCCAGGCAATGATCGCGGCGTAGTAGATGGCAATGACGAAGCAGATCAATACCTGCCACCAACCGATGGGCTCCGCCGCACGGTGCAAGCGGCGGTAGGACAGGGGTGCCGAGCCGCGGAAGCGGTGGCCAATCGAGTAGTCAAGGAACAATAGCGGGATACCGGCGCACAGCAGTGCAACCAGATAGGGAATCAGGAAAGCGCCGCCACCATTTTCATAGGCGACATAAGGGAATCGCCAGATGTTGCCCAGTCCAACGGCGGATCCGATGGCTGAGAGGATGAAGAGTTTTCGCGAGGAGAATGTCTCTCGAGGGGCTGGAGCGGCTTTTCCGCCCCCGCCTGCGGGTGAGGTAGTCATGAAGCAACGTTAACGTATGGCGAATCGCATCAGCTGATTTACTGTACTCTTCGGACATTGTTATGGGTTTAAGACATTTGCCGATGGAGCTGGCGACCCAAAAATGGCCTCGATGGTCTCAACCGCTGCAGCGGTTGAGACCATCGAGGCCTTTAGTTGGGTGTGGGTGCTGGGCCCACGCTTGCCAGGTTCCTAGAAATCGCGTCAGCGATTTATAGGCCGGCAAGTGGGGACTAGCTGACGTTGGAGGTGTAGTCCAGGTCGCGAGTTTCCTTCATGATGAAGAGGGCGATCAGCGTCAGCACTGCCATCGAGGACAGGTAGATACCCACCAGAACGGGGCTTCCGTCGGCTGTCTGCCAGAGAGCCACGGCAATGAACGGAGCCACGGCAGCACCAAGGATGCTGGACATGTTGTAGCTGATGGCTGAGCCGGTGTACCGCACGTTAGTGGGGAACAATTCCGGCAGCAGTGCCCCCATGGGACCAAAGGTCAGGCCCATCAGCGAGAAGCCCACAATGAGCAGCGTCATGACACCTGCGGTGCCCGCACCGAACAGCGGTACGAACGTGAATCCGAAGACCAGGATCCCGGCAGTGATCCACAGCAGGGACTTGCGGCGGCCATACTTCTCCGCCAAAGGTCCGGAGACCAGCGTGAAGATACCGAAGAACACCACACCGATGATGAGCATGACCAGGAATTCGTTGCGCGTGTAGCCCAGTCCGGCGACCCAGTTGGCAACGGCGTCGGCACTCATCGGCTTACCCGCAGCCTCGGCCTTGGCCTTGGCTGCTTCGATGGTGGCCGGGGTGGTGCCGTAGGACAGTGTGAAGGTAGTCATCAGGTAGAAGAGCACATAGGTGGCCAGCATGACGAACGTACCCAGGATCAGGGGGCGCCAGCTGGTCTTGAAGACGCGGCCCACGGGGAGCTTGGACACTTCACCCTGGTCGATAACCTTCTGGAACGCGGGGGTTTCAACCAGCTTCAGCCGGACGTACAGGCCAATGATGACCATGACGGCACTGAGGAGGAACGGAATGCGCCAGCCCCACGCTTGGAACTGCTCCGTGCTCATGCCGAGGCTGAGCCACAGGAAGATGCCGTTGGCGAGGATAAAGCCGATGGGTGCACCCAGCTGCGGGAAGGTTCCCCAGATAGCGCGCTTGCCTTCCGGAGCGTTCTCGGTGGCCAGCAGTGCTGCACCACTCCATTCGCCACCGAGGGCAAGACCCTGCATAAACCGCATGACCACCAGCAGTGCCGGCGCCCAGAACGTCCAACCGGGCACG
The Arthrobacter alpinus genome window above contains:
- a CDS encoding signal peptidase I → MSVINPAALSFGTSHDEAAVAQNIGGILRFIGRSVTYMLLLLVALVALVMVVVPIVTGAQTYTVLTSSMAPKYAPGTFMVVKPIAFAELRVGDIITYQIESGKPGVISHRIISIGAAQSGARVLTTKGDNNSLADSTPVQEVQVKGKLFYAVPYVGVIANAVGQDRDVILPVIAVGFIGFGAVSILRGALDKKRSGRNARHSL
- the adhP gene encoding alcohol dehydrogenase AdhP, with the translated sequence MHAAVVKEFGAPLSVEEYPLPTPGPGQALIKLISSGVCHTDLHAAEGDWPVKPSPPFVPGHEGVGDVVALGEGVTSLAIGDRVGNAWLWSACGDCEYCRTGWETLCESQQNGGYSVDGSFGEYMLVNAEFAPRIPEGADPVEIAPVLCAGVTVYKGLKMTEARPGQWVVISGIGGLGHIAVQYAVAMGLRVAAVDIAEDKLALARKHGAEITVNAMTEDPVKAIQAKTGGVHGVLVTAVHPAAFGQAIGMTRRGGTIVFNGLPPGDFPAPIFDVVLKGLTIRGSIVGTRQDMEEAIDFYARGLIHPTVSTRNLGEINEVLDEMRGGKIDGRVVIKY
- a CDS encoding Maf family protein, with product MTQTLILASASPSRAKLLTDAGITHRVLVSDVDEDAATAAAGPLSPAETALLLARTKAESVAASAPGALVIGCDSVFELDGTPYGKPWEREVARERWQLMRGRTGVLHTGHWLISTHDAGSLAGYGEVTSAAVTFEDITDAEIDAYVATGEPLQVAGAFTIDGLAGAFITGVEGDPHTVVGLSISTLRRLLGKHGVAITDFWA
- a CDS encoding acetyl/propionyl/methylcrotonyl-CoA carboxylase subunit alpha — translated: MSISPSVPAHKLSKVLIANRGEIAVRIIRAARDEGIASVAVYAEPDREALHVRMADEAFALGGSTAADSYLVMEKILDAAKASGADSIHPGYGFLSENADFAQKVIDAGLLWIGPSPASIAALGDKVQARHIAEKVGAPLVPGTKNPVESTQEVLDFADEFGLPLAIKAAYGGGGRGIKVVRTREEIPELYESAVREAVAAFGRGECFVERFLDAPRHVETQCLADAAGNVVVVSTRDCSLQRRNQKLVEEAPAPFLTDAQNAQLYAASKAILTEAKYQGAGTCEFLVGTDGTISFLEVNTRLQVEHPVSEEVTGLDMVREQFRIARGEDLGYSDPEVRGHSLEFRINGEDAGRGFMPAPGTVSTLTLPTGPGVRVDSGITAGEVIGGNFDSMLAKLIVTGATREQAIQRANRALAEMDIGGMPTVLPFHRAVVADPAFAPTDGKPFTIHTRWIETEFNNTIPAFDLASAAGVADDAGTRQSVTVEVGGKRLEVTLPSSFAVSNGSGAATKKVKKAGRNRNAGPAAANGNALTSPMQGTIVKVAVVDGDVVTEGDLIVVLEAMKMEQPLTAHRSGTVTGLNAAAGDTVSAGAVLATIED
- a CDS encoding DUF779 domain-containing protein is translated as MDATPETLDAAITIPGETQSRVALSATAVELLQKLWASHGPLMFHQSGGCCDGSSPMCYPAGEFITAEADILLGLFDLPDCGPLEFWMSREQFNYWSHTHLTVDVVAGRGSGFSVEAPEGKRFLIRSRLVDGFVPAGR
- a CDS encoding transcriptional regulator → MSPEAAHQDPPAKQNQQEQQEQQDNQVAEAPQHPRHELSEVLHQPVRFSIAAALSKTETMDFKDLRNTIQVSDSVLSKQLSHLEKAGYVTIKKGFVGKFPRTSVSLSADGQQAWEHHIATLRLIAGG
- a CDS encoding winged helix-turn-helix domain-containing protein, encoding MDGTELELTRTEFYILHVLVNSGKQVRTKSDLMRRLHGDEYDGGTLISDADEGSPEVRFGSLGAVGPFLEA